From Candidatus Latescibacter sp.:
ATGCCGATATTGGCATTAACTACGGTAAGTCCATCGGGCAGAGGAGGATGCATGATGAACTCCAACACTACTCAAATGAAGGTATCGGTTATTATCACCCTGACATTGACCATTGCGCTTTCCGTGGTTCTGTCCTGCGTCCGGTCATCCAACGAGAGCCTTCAGAACATCATCACCGCGGCGGAACGTGGAGATACGATGATCACAAGGGGGCGAGGGACGTATACCTGGGAACAGCTGAGTGTGAGACCGGGAACATCAATTCCGGATTATCACTATAAGTATGTCATCGATTTTGCCTTTGACGGCTCAAGAATTAACCGGAACGCGGTAAATAGCTTGGATTCGACTCACTTTCCCCAGGAAGAGCGGTATGCGTTCGACGGCAAAAAGGCCTGTCGCCTGACACTTCAGAGAGAAGAAAAAGACGGCCCCCTAGTTCGGTCGGGGCACATATCCTATGTACCCGAAGACAGGATGTTTCCCATCCGATACTGCACCGATCCAAGATTTGTCGGAATGACTATGCTGGGCACTCCGGTCGGCGCTTATCTCCGGGCGCTTTCGAAAGGTTCATTTCAGGATAGAAGGATTGAGAATTTACGAGTGCTCGGCAGGGAGGTGGTGGATGATGTCCAGTGCATAAAGATCGGTTACACCATTTTGAGAGACAATGCTGCTGACAGCATATCCGTCTGGATCGCTCCCGACCGGATGTACAGGATCGTGAAAATGGCTCCGTCTCCGATAGTGCAAGTGAACTATAGAAATTTCGGAAAAAACCTGTGGTTTACCAAAGAAATACTGATCGATACCACCTCCGGTATCCTTCGCTGGACGTTTCATGACGACTGGGTGATCAATACTCCCCTGCCGGATTCACTCTTTACCATCAGGTTCCCGCAAGGGATCAGCGTGAGCGACCTGACGGGGAAGGAGTAGTGCAGCAGAGCGGCCAGGTGAAAAGAATGTCTGAACCACTGACGCGTATGATGTAAGCGTCTTTTCTTTTCTTCTGGATTCTGGCTCCTGACTCCTGTCTCCTCTCTTCTTCTCAATACCTCATTTTCGCCACCACGCTCGTATCGATATAGATGTCCCCTGCAAAGGCTGAAGGGGCGCTCCGGTCGCGCACCCGGACGCTCAGGCTGAATTGGGGGTATCCCATGCGCCCGGCGTATTCCAGGGCGCTTTCCCGGGAGATGCGGAGCGCCGTCTCCTTTGCGTCATCCAGCTTGCGGAAGACATGCATTCCCTCAGGAGAATAGAGGAGAAACCGCCCCTTGCCGTCCGGAATGATGTGCTGGTCGATGTGCATGCCGCCCGCGCCGGAAGCAGCTCCGACCGCGTTGGCCACCTCACCCCACTGCGGGATGACCACCTCTGCGGAGAGATGGCTTTCGATGCCATCGAGCATGAGGCGCGCCGGAGCGCCGATACCGACCAGGGGGGTTTTAAGACGGTAGGCGACCTCGATTTTGTCACTTGCCCCGAAAGTCCCGCCGCAGTATGCGCACCCCGGAAACGAGCGGTCTTCGACGCCGCCCGCCAGTATCTCGGTGATGATCGAGGCGGCGGCAAGACGGTGGATCTCTGACCATATCCGGCGTACCAGTTCACCTCTTGGCAGGCCGGAGCGCTCGGTGTACAGCTCCAGAATGATTTCGGCGGCGCGAAGGTTCCACTTATTTACTTTCCCTTCGGCGACCATGATGTCGGTGGGGGTCAGCCCGCTCCGGCGGATAATTCCCAGCTCTTCGAGCCGCTCTGTCCCCAGGAGCGAAAAATAGGGATAGGAAAGCTGACGGGCGAGTTCTATCACCGAGACCGGGCTGTTTTCAAGGATTCCGAGAATCTTCCTCTCACGGTCGGTCAAACCCGCAGGGTTATCAGGTGTGCGGACCATTACATAGAATGTCCCCGGCTGCACGAGGGCGTAGTCGGAGCCGCTGAATCCCTGCATACGCGCCAGCGTATCGAGGACATGCGGATGTTCGGAGGCAAGAACGCTCATCGGCACCGCACGGCGGGGGCCGACCTGCACCCTTTCATGCTCCCAGCGGACAGCGCTGTCTCCGCCGAGGCCGAGGGTGCGTATATCGGTGGCGTGAATGGAGGTAGTGTACCGTCCCACAGAGGCGCCGCGTCCGGTGCTCTTGGCGCTTCCGCCTTCGATGACTGCGATGTCGGTTGTGGTGCCTCCCAGATCGGCGAGCACGCAGGATTCCCGCCCGGTCAGGAAGCGCACTCCCTCCACCGAAGCAGCCGGGCCGGAAAGGATCATCCGCACCGGTTTTTCCTTCGCCTCGGAAGCGTTCATCAGCATACCTTCGGTAGTGACCAGCCTCACCTGGGCGGGCATGGAGAGCTCTTTCACCACCGCGCCGATGGAGTCGATCAGCATGGTTATAACAGGAAGAAGCCGGGCGTTCAAAAGCACGGTATGCGCCCGCCGCACCGAGTCAATGTCGTCGGTCAACTCGTGTCCCATGGCCGCCGGAACTGCGAACCGCTCGCGGAGAATGCGGAAGGCCCGAATCTCGTGGCCGGGATTGCGGGTTCCCATGTAAGAGGAGAGAGCCAGCGCCTCCATACCTTTTTCGATCATCATTCCCGCTAAAGAGACCAATGACTCCTCATCGAGCGGCTCGATTTCCAGGCCGTAGATGTCGTGTTTCCCGGTCACAGCGGCCTTGATATCACCCGATCCTACGGTTACCCGTCCTGCCACATCCTCATCATAGCCGATCAGGATAAGGCCGGTACGCGCCCCTTTTTCCTCGACAATGGCGTTGGTGGCAAGGG
This genomic window contains:
- a CDS encoding DUF1638 domain-containing protein; its protein translation is MQLEEVWLEQGLHREPARLQTLVRQEIAAAEEANEPLDAILLGYGICSRGTLGISSRKYPLVVPRAHDCITLFLGSKERYLEEFSNAPGTYWFTPGFISGKLQPGMSEKYAGVYQQYEEEYETYRERFGAEDLARFIIEHQEQAWIRNYSRGAYVESGLPGGNALREKALQFCEARNWKFEEVLGDLSLILDLVSGRWDSERFLVLEPGETLALGGIDEVIAAQGKREGETPVFRDDYEQCWFYDGEFRAIPSTEQAPSGGIDLVIGVDAGGTFTDAVAVSLSKHRVLASGKSPTTHHDLSIGIRNALLTLPETLRKTAGRLAISTTLATNAIVEEKGARTGLILIGYDEDVAGRVTVGSGDIKAAVTGKHDIYGLEIEPLDEESLVSLAGMMIEKGMEALALSSYMGTRNPGHEIRAFRILRERFAVPAAMGHELTDDIDSVRRAHTVLLNARLLPVITMLIDSIGAVVKELSMPAQVRLVTTEGMLMNASEAKEKPVRMILSGPAASVEGVRFLTGRESCVLADLGGTTTDIAVIEGGSAKSTGRGASVGRYTTSIHATDIRTLGLGGDSAVRWEHERVQVGPRRAVPMSVLASEHPHVLDTLARMQGFSGSDYALVQPGTFYVMVRTPDNPAGLTDRERKILGILENSPVSVIELARQLSYPYFSLLGTERLEELGIIRRSGLTPTDIMVAEGKVNKWNLRAAEIILELYTERSGLPRGELVRRIWSEIHRLAAASIITEILAGGVEDRSFPGCAYCGGTFGASDKIEVAYRLKTPLVGIGAPARLMLDGIESHLSAEVVIPQWGEVANAVGAASGAGGMHIDQHIIPDGKGRFLLYSPEGMHVFRKLDDAKETALRISRESALEYAGRMGYPQFSLSVRVRDRSAPSAFAGDIYIDTSVVAKMRY